One window of the Streptomyces sp. NBC_00259 genome contains the following:
- a CDS encoding amino acid deaminase/aldolase, protein MTPRAARRTRYDRATAHLDAPLAIVDLGAFDANAADLVRRAGGKPIRVASKSVRCRALLERVLAMDGFAGIMSFTLDESIWLARAGFGDVLLAYPSADRAGFAELAGDAKLAAAVTVMVDDPAQLELIDRAREGGTEEIRVCLELDTALHLLGGRIRVGARRSPLREPAQLEALARAVVGRPGFRLVGLMAYEGHVAGVGDAVAGSPLRSRAVRLMQSTARRELAQRRAAVVRAVRAVAPDLEFVNGGGTGSVQHTAAEEAVTEIAAGSGLYVPRLFDNYTSFAGRPAALFAQPVVRRPGVGVVTVLGGGYPASGAAGRDRLPVPYLPEGLRYDPQEGPGEVQTPLLGPAADDLLMGDKVWFRHAKAGELCERFDSLHLVEDDRVTATVPTYRGEGRTFL, encoded by the coding sequence ATGACTCCCCGTGCCGCTCGCCGAACCCGGTACGACCGGGCCACCGCCCACCTCGACGCGCCCCTGGCCATAGTGGACTTGGGGGCGTTCGACGCCAATGCGGCGGACCTGGTCAGGCGGGCGGGCGGCAAGCCGATCCGGGTGGCCAGCAAGTCCGTACGCTGCCGGGCGCTGCTGGAACGGGTACTGGCGATGGACGGGTTCGCCGGGATCATGTCGTTCACCCTGGACGAGTCGATCTGGCTCGCGCGCGCCGGGTTCGGCGACGTTCTCCTCGCCTATCCGTCCGCCGACCGGGCCGGCTTCGCCGAGCTGGCCGGGGACGCCAAGCTCGCCGCCGCCGTGACGGTCATGGTCGACGACCCCGCGCAGCTGGAGCTGATCGACCGGGCGCGGGAGGGCGGCACGGAGGAGATCCGGGTCTGTCTGGAACTGGACACCGCGCTGCATCTGCTGGGCGGCCGGATACGGGTCGGGGCGCGGCGTTCGCCGTTGCGGGAGCCTGCGCAGCTGGAGGCGCTGGCCCGGGCGGTCGTGGGCCGTCCCGGTTTCCGGCTGGTGGGGCTGATGGCGTACGAGGGGCATGTCGCCGGTGTCGGGGACGCGGTGGCGGGCAGCCCGTTGCGCTCGCGGGCGGTCCGGCTGATGCAGTCCACGGCCCGCCGGGAGCTGGCGCAACGGCGGGCGGCCGTCGTCCGCGCGGTCCGGGCGGTGGCGCCGGACCTGGAGTTCGTGAACGGTGGCGGCACGGGCAGCGTGCAGCACACCGCGGCGGAGGAGGCGGTCACGGAGATCGCCGCAGGCTCGGGGCTGTACGTTCCGCGGCTGTTCGACAACTACACGTCGTTCGCCGGGCGGCCCGCGGCGCTCTTCGCCCAGCCCGTCGTGCGCCGCCCGGGCGTCGGTGTGGTGACCGTGCTCGGCGGCGGCTACCCCGCGTCGGGCGCCGCGGGACGGGACCGGCTGCCGGTGCCGTATCTGCCGGAAGGGCTGCGGTACGACCCGCAGGAGGGACCGGGCGAGGTCCAGACCCCGCTGCTCGGGCCGGCCGCGGACGATCTGCTCATGGGGGACAAGGTGTGGTTCCGGCACGCGAAGGCCGGGGAGCTGTGCGAGCGGTTCGACTCGCTGCATCTGGTCGAGGACGACCGGGTGACGGCGACCGTGCCGACGTACCGGGGCGAGGGCCGTACGTTCCTGTGA
- a CDS encoding DUF2510 domain-containing protein produces the protein MSMTTPPPTPGGLGGPPGWYQDPGAPSLERWWDGAAWTGHTRPLGAPQAPPVTAPIPLAAQHGRGGAGGGIGKGGIVALVTAGAVLLGAIVTGVVVLGKDDEQTVPQSSESVSAPLPSATDNGPKPAPTAAGDQDVLVDQLNGITLPLLDGWEKSDSSVDPVPTMVTANSYKCPGDSAQFCHHGTVSSRTATVTNVKSPEKLATQDVGIAADWAYDNDRVGNRIHGGIKDHQLVRSAPVVVAGRTGHLVRWRVTTGAGPGGYVQSLVFPSAVGSESLIVVRFAFDAGPDGPPLGDMDRVIKGIRPVGDVSGGVGSTVSP, from the coding sequence ATGAGCATGACGACCCCTCCCCCCACGCCTGGCGGCCTGGGGGGACCCCCGGGCTGGTACCAGGACCCAGGTGCGCCGTCCCTCGAACGCTGGTGGGACGGCGCTGCCTGGACCGGGCACACCCGGCCCCTCGGCGCCCCGCAGGCGCCGCCCGTCACGGCACCGATACCCCTCGCCGCACAGCACGGACGGGGCGGCGCGGGCGGCGGCATCGGCAAGGGCGGGATCGTCGCGCTCGTCACCGCCGGCGCGGTCCTGCTGGGCGCGATCGTCACCGGCGTCGTCGTCCTCGGCAAGGACGACGAACAGACCGTGCCACAGTCCTCGGAGAGCGTCTCGGCGCCGCTGCCCTCCGCGACGGACAACGGCCCGAAGCCCGCTCCGACGGCGGCCGGAGACCAGGACGTCCTCGTCGACCAGCTCAACGGCATCACCCTGCCCCTGCTGGACGGCTGGGAGAAGTCCGACTCCTCGGTCGACCCCGTGCCGACCATGGTGACCGCGAACTCCTACAAGTGCCCCGGTGACTCCGCCCAGTTCTGCCACCACGGCACGGTGTCCTCCCGTACGGCCACGGTCACCAACGTGAAGTCGCCCGAGAAGCTCGCCACCCAGGATGTCGGCATCGCCGCCGACTGGGCCTACGACAACGACCGCGTCGGCAACCGCATCCACGGCGGCATCAAGGACCACCAGCTGGTCAGGTCCGCGCCCGTGGTCGTGGCCGGACGCACCGGACACCTCGTGCGGTGGCGGGTGACGACCGGCGCGGGCCCCGGCGGCTACGTGCAGTCGCTGGTCTTCCCCTCGGCCGTCGGCTCCGAGTCGCTGATCGTCGTCCGGTTCGCCTTCGACGCCGGCCCGGACGGCCCGCCGCTCGGCGACATGGACCGGGTCATCAAGGGCATCCGGCCGGTCGGCGACGTCAGCGGGGGAGTCGGCTCCACGGTCAGCCCGTAG
- a CDS encoding 3-oxoacyl-ACP reductase, with protein MTTDNTVCRRLVGRTAVITGAGSGIGLATARRLASEGANVVCGDIDEIAGKAAAEEVGGTFVKVDVTDAEQVEALFRTAYDTYGSVDIAFNNAGISPPDDDSILETGLDAWKRVQEVNLTSVFLCCKAAIPYMRRQGRGSIINTASFVARMGAATSQISYTASKGGVLAMSRELGVQFAREGIRVNALCPGPVNTPLLQELFAKDPERAARRLVHIPVGRFADADEIAAAVAFLASDDSSFVNATDFLVDGGISGAYVTPL; from the coding sequence ATGACCACCGACAACACCGTGTGCCGCCGTCTCGTCGGCCGTACCGCCGTCATCACCGGTGCCGGCAGCGGCATCGGCCTGGCCACCGCACGCCGCCTCGCCTCCGAAGGGGCCAACGTCGTCTGCGGCGACATCGACGAGATCGCCGGCAAGGCGGCCGCCGAAGAGGTCGGCGGCACGTTCGTGAAGGTCGACGTCACCGACGCCGAGCAGGTCGAGGCGCTGTTCAGGACCGCCTACGACACCTACGGCAGCGTCGACATCGCCTTCAACAACGCCGGCATCTCGCCGCCCGACGACGACTCCATCCTCGAGACCGGCCTGGACGCCTGGAAGCGGGTCCAGGAGGTCAACCTCACCTCCGTGTTCCTGTGCTGCAAGGCCGCCATCCCCTACATGCGGCGCCAGGGCAGGGGCTCCATCATCAACACCGCCTCGTTCGTGGCCCGGATGGGCGCGGCGACCTCCCAGATCTCGTACACCGCGAGCAAGGGCGGCGTCCTCGCCATGTCCCGTGAGCTGGGTGTGCAGTTCGCCCGCGAGGGCATCAGGGTCAACGCCCTGTGCCCGGGGCCGGTCAACACCCCGCTGCTCCAGGAGCTGTTCGCCAAGGACCCCGAGCGGGCGGCCCGGCGGCTCGTGCACATCCCCGTGGGCCGCTTCGCGGACGCGGACGAGATCGCCGCGGCCGTGGCGTTCCTCGCCAGCGACGACTCGTCGTTCGTCAACGCCACGGACTTCCTGGTCGACGGTGGGATCTCGGGGGCGTACGTCACGCCTCTGTAG
- a CDS encoding aldehyde dehydrogenase family protein, translating into MSQPYELDVLNPATEEVIATVPGALAHHVDAAVARAARAQRGWAAAAPADRARLLRRFAAVVDDHIEELARLEVREAGHTIGNARWEAGNVRDLLDYAAGGVERLTGRQIPVPGGIDLTILEPLGVVGVIAPWNFPMPIAAWGTAPALAAGNAVILKPAETTPLTALRLAELALEAGLPEHLFQVLPGRGDLAGDALVRHPGVAKIVFTGSTRIGKRIMSLCADQVKRVTLELGGKSPNIVFADADIEAAAAAAPMSFLDNSGQDCCARTRILVQRSVYDDFLDRLAPALKSVVVGDPADENTQMGPLISRVQLDRVRSYVTDDLATVTGSAPEGPGFWFPPTLVTGAAPDAPVATEEVFGPVAAVLPFDDEDEAVRLANATEYGLSGSIWTRDVGRALRVSGAVAAGNLSVNSHSSVRYWTPFGGYGQSGLGRELGPDALTAFTETKNVFISTEA; encoded by the coding sequence TTGTCGCAACCGTACGAACTCGATGTGCTGAACCCGGCCACCGAGGAAGTCATCGCCACCGTCCCCGGCGCCCTCGCCCACCACGTCGACGCGGCCGTGGCGCGAGCCGCCCGGGCCCAGCGCGGCTGGGCGGCCGCCGCCCCCGCCGACCGGGCCCGGCTGCTGCGCCGCTTCGCCGCCGTCGTGGACGACCACATCGAGGAACTGGCGCGGCTGGAGGTCCGCGAGGCCGGCCACACCATCGGCAACGCCCGCTGGGAGGCCGGGAACGTCCGCGATCTGCTGGACTACGCGGCCGGGGGAGTGGAACGCCTCACCGGCCGGCAGATCCCCGTACCCGGCGGCATCGACCTCACGATCCTCGAACCGCTCGGTGTCGTCGGCGTCATCGCGCCGTGGAACTTCCCCATGCCGATCGCCGCCTGGGGCACCGCCCCCGCGCTCGCCGCCGGCAACGCGGTCATCCTCAAGCCCGCCGAGACCACTCCGTTGACCGCCCTGCGCCTCGCCGAACTCGCCCTGGAGGCGGGCCTTCCCGAGCATCTCTTCCAGGTGCTCCCCGGCCGCGGCGACCTCGCGGGCGACGCACTCGTCCGCCACCCCGGCGTCGCGAAGATCGTCTTCACCGGCTCCACCCGGATCGGCAAGCGGATCATGTCGCTCTGCGCCGACCAGGTGAAGCGCGTGACCCTCGAACTCGGCGGCAAGAGCCCCAACATCGTCTTCGCCGACGCCGACATCGAGGCCGCCGCGGCCGCGGCACCCATGTCCTTCCTGGACAACAGCGGCCAGGACTGCTGCGCCCGCACCCGCATCCTCGTCCAGCGTTCGGTGTACGACGACTTCCTGGACCGGCTCGCCCCCGCTCTGAAGTCGGTCGTCGTCGGCGACCCCGCGGACGAGAACACGCAGATGGGGCCGCTCATCTCACGTGTGCAACTGGACCGCGTACGGTCATATGTCACCGATGACCTCGCGACGGTCACCGGCAGCGCCCCGGAAGGCCCGGGCTTCTGGTTCCCGCCGACGCTGGTCACCGGCGCCGCCCCCGACGCCCCCGTCGCCACCGAAGAGGTCTTCGGCCCCGTCGCCGCCGTCCTGCCCTTCGACGACGAGGACGAGGCCGTACGCCTGGCCAACGCCACCGAGTACGGACTCTCCGGCTCCATCTGGACCCGTGACGTCGGCCGGGCGCTGCGCGTCTCCGGCGCGGTCGCCGCGGGCAACCTGTCCGTCAACTCCCACTCCAGCGTCCGCTACTGGACCCCGTTCGGCGGCTATGGGCAGTCCGGCCTCGGCCGTGAGCTCGGCCCCGACGCCCTCACCGCTTTCACCGAGACCAAGAACGTCTTCATCAGCACGGAGGCCTGA
- a CDS encoding glutamine synthetase family protein: MADRKPPLTVEDLRVLVASGEIDTVVLAFPDMQGRLQGKRFAAPFFLDEVLEHGTEGCNYLLAVDTEMNTVDGYEMSSWDRGYGDFAMHPDLDTLRRVPWNEGTAMLIADLAWNDGGPVVAAPRQILRRQLERLAEHGYSVRVGTELEFIVFKDTYEQAWDRDYRGLTPANQYNIDYSVLGTGRIEPLLRRIRNEMAAAGLTVESAKGECNPGQHEIAFRYDEALVTCDQHAVYKTGAKEIAAQEGVSLTFMAKYNEREGNSCHIHLSLADADGRNVMAGDGDDEHGMSPVMRYFLAGQLAALRDFSLLYAPNINSYKRFQPGSFAPTAVAWGHDNRTCALRVVGHGRSMRFENRLPGGDVNPHLAVAGLVAAGLYGIEQKLELPEVCTGNAYTAGYAHVPTTLREAAELWENSPIAKAAFGDEVVAHYRNMARVELEAFDAAVTDWELRRSFERM, encoded by the coding sequence GTGGCAGACCGTAAACCCCCGCTGACCGTCGAGGACCTCAGAGTCCTCGTCGCGAGCGGTGAGATCGACACCGTAGTCCTGGCCTTCCCCGACATGCAGGGGCGGCTCCAGGGGAAGCGGTTCGCCGCGCCGTTCTTCCTCGACGAGGTCCTGGAGCACGGCACCGAGGGCTGCAACTACCTCCTCGCCGTCGACACCGAGATGAACACGGTGGACGGCTACGAGATGTCCTCCTGGGACCGCGGCTACGGCGACTTCGCCATGCACCCCGACCTGGACACCCTGCGCCGCGTCCCCTGGAACGAGGGCACGGCGATGCTCATCGCCGACCTCGCCTGGAACGACGGCGGCCCCGTCGTCGCCGCGCCCCGCCAGATCCTCCGCCGCCAGCTGGAGCGCCTCGCGGAGCACGGGTACTCGGTACGGGTCGGCACCGAGCTCGAGTTCATCGTCTTCAAGGACACCTACGAGCAGGCCTGGGACCGCGACTACCGGGGCCTCACACCGGCCAACCAGTACAACATCGACTACTCGGTGCTCGGCACCGGCCGGATCGAGCCGCTGCTGCGCCGTATCCGCAACGAGATGGCCGCGGCCGGACTGACCGTCGAGTCCGCCAAGGGCGAGTGCAACCCCGGCCAGCACGAGATCGCGTTCCGCTACGACGAGGCCCTCGTCACCTGCGACCAGCACGCCGTCTACAAGACCGGCGCCAAGGAGATCGCCGCCCAGGAGGGCGTCTCGCTCACCTTCATGGCCAAGTACAACGAGCGCGAGGGCAACTCCTGCCACATCCATCTCTCGCTCGCCGACGCCGACGGCCGCAACGTCATGGCGGGTGACGGGGACGACGAGCACGGAATGTCACCGGTCATGCGGTACTTCCTCGCCGGACAGCTCGCCGCACTGCGTGACTTCTCGCTGCTCTACGCGCCGAACATCAACTCGTACAAGCGCTTCCAGCCCGGCTCGTTCGCCCCCACCGCCGTAGCCTGGGGCCACGACAACCGCACCTGTGCGCTGCGCGTCGTCGGCCACGGCCGCTCGATGCGTTTCGAGAACCGGCTGCCCGGCGGCGACGTCAACCCGCACCTCGCCGTCGCCGGACTGGTCGCGGCCGGGCTGTACGGCATCGAACAGAAGCTGGAGCTGCCCGAGGTCTGCACCGGCAACGCCTACACCGCCGGCTACGCGCACGTCCCGACCACCCTCCGCGAGGCCGCCGAGCTGTGGGAGAACAGCCCCATCGCCAAGGCCGCCTTCGGGGACGAAGTCGTCGCCCACTACCGCAACATGGCGCGGGTCGAGCTCGAAGCCTTCGACGCCGCGGTGACCGACTGGGAGCTCCGCCGCTCCTTCGAACGCATGTGA
- a CDS encoding FadR/GntR family transcriptional regulator: MREPDDRLTSVLRPVRGGNGFEEALEQILQVVRLGLVPGGERLPAERELADRMGISRVTLREVLKVLQEEGLVESRRGRYGGTFVLPRARTEGEDELRRRIATVDVEDTLRFREVLEVGAAGLCAAHGLGEDGAARLRTALAATHDAPLDDYRRCDTLLHLTLAELSGSPTLTTQYAAVRATVNDLLDCIPLLVRNLEHSQQQHVALVEAVLEGDADGAREMMREHCAGTAALLRGFLT, translated from the coding sequence ATGAGGGAGCCCGATGACCGGCTCACGTCCGTGCTGCGGCCGGTGCGCGGGGGCAACGGTTTCGAGGAGGCGCTGGAGCAGATCCTCCAGGTCGTACGGCTCGGCCTGGTGCCCGGCGGTGAGCGACTGCCCGCCGAGCGCGAGCTGGCCGACCGGATGGGCATCAGCCGGGTGACGCTGCGCGAGGTGCTGAAGGTCCTGCAGGAGGAGGGCCTCGTGGAGAGCCGGCGCGGGCGCTACGGCGGAACGTTCGTCCTGCCCCGCGCCCGGACCGAGGGCGAGGACGAGCTGCGCCGCCGGATCGCGACGGTCGACGTCGAGGACACCCTGCGCTTCCGTGAGGTGCTGGAGGTCGGGGCGGCCGGGCTGTGCGCCGCGCACGGCCTCGGCGAGGACGGGGCCGCGCGGCTGCGTACGGCACTGGCCGCGACGCATGACGCACCCCTCGACGACTACCGGCGCTGCGACACCCTGCTGCACCTCACGCTCGCCGAGTTGTCCGGCTCCCCCACTCTGACCACGCAGTACGCGGCGGTACGGGCGACGGTGAACGATCTGCTGGACTGCATCCCGCTGCTCGTACGCAATCTGGAGCACTCACAGCAGCAGCACGTCGCGCTGGTGGAGGCGGTGCTGGAGGGTGACGCGGACGGGGCGCGGGAGATGATGCGCGAGCACTGCGCGGGCACCGCGGCGCTGCTGCGCGGCTTCCTCACGTGA
- the eat gene encoding ethanolamine permease: protein MTLEDTTGSTTPPPSDDYLERRTLRRGSAGWLLLTGLGVAYVVSGDFSGWNIGLSKGGFGGLAAATVLMGLMYACLVFALAELSAILPTAGGGYGFARRALGPWGGFLTGTAILIEYILAPAAISIFIGDYVESLGLFGLESAWPVYLACFAIFIGIHLWGVGEALRFSLVVTAIAVAALLIFALGAFTDFQVSGLDDIPVDKDAVGSSSWLPFGLLGIWAAFPFGMWFFLGVEGVPLAAEEAKDPVRSMPRALAISMGILVLLAALTFFAATGARGSAAIQDAGNPLVVALQGDGDPTALSRFVNYAGLAGLVASFFSLIYAGSRQLFALSRAGYLPRFLSLTSRRKSPYLGLLIPGAIGFALAAGTGDGARMLNIAVFGATISYALMALSHIVLRRREPELPRPYRTPGGVLTSSVAFVLALSALVATFLVDKDAAVIALVVYGVALAYFAFYSRHHLVARAPEEEFAALAAAEAELK from the coding sequence ATGACGCTGGAAGACACCACCGGGAGCACGACACCACCACCATCGGACGACTATCTGGAGCGCCGGACCCTGCGGCGCGGCAGCGCGGGCTGGCTGCTGCTCACCGGGCTCGGCGTCGCCTACGTCGTCTCCGGCGACTTCTCCGGCTGGAACATCGGCCTGTCCAAGGGCGGTTTCGGCGGTCTCGCCGCGGCCACCGTGCTCATGGGCCTGATGTACGCCTGTCTCGTCTTCGCACTCGCCGAGCTCTCCGCGATCCTGCCGACGGCCGGCGGCGGCTACGGCTTCGCGCGCCGCGCCCTCGGCCCCTGGGGCGGCTTCCTCACCGGTACGGCGATCCTCATCGAGTACATCCTCGCTCCCGCCGCGATCTCCATCTTCATCGGCGACTACGTCGAGTCGCTCGGACTGTTCGGACTGGAGTCGGCCTGGCCGGTCTACCTCGCCTGCTTCGCGATCTTCATAGGCATCCATCTGTGGGGTGTGGGCGAGGCGCTGCGCTTCAGCCTCGTCGTCACCGCGATCGCGGTCGCCGCGCTGCTGATCTTCGCGCTGGGCGCGTTCACCGACTTCCAGGTGAGCGGGCTCGACGACATCCCGGTCGACAAGGACGCCGTGGGCTCCAGCTCCTGGCTGCCGTTCGGTCTGCTGGGCATCTGGGCGGCGTTCCCGTTCGGCATGTGGTTCTTCCTCGGCGTGGAGGGCGTGCCGCTCGCCGCGGAGGAGGCCAAGGACCCGGTCCGGTCCATGCCCCGGGCGCTCGCCATCTCGATGGGCATCCTGGTGCTGCTCGCCGCGCTGACGTTCTTCGCCGCCACCGGCGCGCGCGGCTCCGCCGCCATCCAGGACGCCGGAAACCCGCTGGTGGTGGCGTTGCAGGGGGACGGCGACCCGACCGCGCTGAGCCGCTTCGTCAACTACGCCGGACTCGCGGGCCTGGTCGCCTCGTTCTTCTCGCTCATCTACGCCGGGTCGCGGCAGCTGTTCGCCCTTTCCCGGGCCGGGTACCTGCCCCGCTTCCTGTCGCTGACGAGCCGCCGCAAGTCGCCGTACCTGGGGCTGCTGATCCCCGGCGCGATCGGCTTCGCGCTGGCGGCCGGCACCGGGGACGGGGCGCGGATGCTGAACATCGCCGTGTTCGGCGCGACCATCAGCTACGCGCTGATGGCGCTGTCCCACATCGTGCTGCGGCGCCGCGAGCCGGAGCTGCCCCGCCCGTACCGCACCCCCGGTGGTGTGCTGACCTCGTCCGTCGCGTTCGTCCTCGCGCTGTCCGCGCTGGTGGCGACGTTCCTGGTGGACAAGGACGCGGCCGTGATCGCGCTGGTCGTGTACGGCGTCGCCCTCGCGTACTTCGCCTTCTACAGTCGGCACCATCTCGTGGCCCGTGCGCCGGAGGAGGAGTTCGCGGCGCTCGCCGCGGCCGAGGCCGAACTCAAGTGA
- a CDS encoding gamma-glutamyl-gamma-aminobutyrate hydrolase family protein yields MSQPLIGVSTYLNEASWGVWRLPAALLPAGYPRLVQSAGGMAAMLPPDDPGRAASVVARLDGLVVAGGPDVEPVRYGAEPDPRTGPPARERDAWELALIDAALADGTPLLGICRGMQLLNVALGGTLVQHLDGHVEATGVFGRHPVTPVEGTRYASLVPEESAVPTYHHQSVDRLGDGLVVSAHAQDGTVEAVELPDPAWVLGVQWHPEMGEDTRVMAGLVRAAS; encoded by the coding sequence GTGAGCCAGCCGCTCATCGGCGTCAGCACCTATCTGAACGAGGCTTCGTGGGGCGTGTGGCGGCTGCCCGCCGCCCTGCTGCCCGCCGGGTATCCGCGCCTCGTCCAGTCGGCAGGGGGGATGGCCGCGATGCTCCCGCCGGACGACCCCGGGCGGGCCGCGTCCGTGGTGGCCCGGCTCGACGGGCTCGTCGTCGCCGGCGGCCCCGATGTCGAGCCCGTACGGTACGGGGCCGAGCCCGACCCGCGGACCGGACCGCCGGCGCGGGAGCGGGACGCCTGGGAACTGGCCCTCATCGACGCGGCGCTGGCGGACGGCACCCCGCTGCTCGGGATCTGCCGCGGCATGCAGTTGCTGAACGTGGCCCTCGGCGGCACGCTCGTGCAGCACCTCGACGGGCATGTGGAGGCGACCGGCGTCTTCGGGCGGCATCCCGTGACGCCGGTCGAGGGCACTCGGTACGCCTCGCTGGTGCCCGAGGAGTCCGCCGTACCGACGTACCACCACCAGTCGGTGGACCGCCTCGGGGACGGGCTCGTCGTCTCGGCGCACGCGCAGGACGGCACGGTGGAGGCCGTGGAACTGCCGGACCCGGCCTGGGTCCTGGGCGTCCAGTGGCACCCGGAGATGGGCGAGGACACCCGCGTCATGGCCGGGCTGGTACGCGCCGCGTCATGA
- a CDS encoding LysR family transcriptional regulator, which translates to MSEEQRGPIAHRVPDLAALELLLAVARHGSLGRAARELGITQPAASSRIRSMERQLGVALVDRSPRGSRLTDAGALVTDWAGRIVEAAEAFDAGAQALRDRRDSRLRVAASMTIAEYLLPGWLIALRQGRPGTAVSLLAGNSAAVAERLLRDDADLGFVEGLAVPEGLDGTVIGHDRLIVVAAPGHDWARRRSPVSPEKLAATSLVLRERGSGTRQVLDSALAEYGGLAEPLLELASTTAVKAAAVSGAGPAVLSELAVTEELASRRLVRIPVEGVRLRRDLRAVWRQGHRPTGPARDLLSLTRSSG; encoded by the coding sequence ATGAGCGAAGAGCAACGCGGGCCGATCGCCCACCGGGTGCCCGATCTCGCCGCGCTGGAGCTGCTGCTCGCCGTGGCCCGGCACGGCAGCCTGGGCCGGGCCGCCCGGGAGCTCGGCATCACCCAGCCCGCGGCGAGCAGCCGCATCCGGTCCATGGAGCGGCAGCTCGGCGTCGCGCTCGTGGACCGCTCGCCCCGGGGCTCCCGGCTCACCGACGCGGGCGCGCTGGTCACCGACTGGGCGGGGCGGATCGTGGAGGCGGCCGAGGCGTTCGACGCGGGCGCACAGGCCCTGCGCGACCGGCGCGACTCACGGCTGCGGGTGGCCGCCAGCATGACCATCGCGGAGTATCTGCTGCCCGGCTGGCTCATCGCGCTGCGCCAGGGGCGCCCCGGCACCGCGGTCTCGCTGCTCGCGGGCAATTCGGCCGCGGTCGCCGAGCGGCTGCTGCGCGACGACGCCGACCTCGGCTTCGTGGAGGGACTCGCCGTCCCCGAGGGGCTCGACGGCACGGTCATCGGCCACGACCGGCTGATCGTCGTCGCCGCGCCGGGTCATGACTGGGCGCGGCGACGCTCCCCGGTGTCGCCGGAGAAGCTGGCGGCGACCTCCCTGGTGCTGCGCGAGCGCGGCTCGGGCACCCGTCAGGTCCTCGACTCGGCGCTCGCGGAGTACGGGGGCCTCGCCGAGCCGCTGCTCGAACTCGCCTCCACCACCGCGGTGAAGGCGGCCGCCGTCAGCGGCGCCGGTCCCGCGGTCCTCAGCGAACTCGCGGTCACCGAGGAGCTGGCCTCGCGCCGGCTGGTCCGCATCCCGGTCGAGGGGGTGCGGCTGCGCCGCGATCTCCGCGCGGTCTGGCGCCAGGGGCACCGGCCCACGGGCCCGGCCCGGGATCTGCTGTCGCTGACGCGCTCCTCGGGGTGA
- a CDS encoding TDT family transporter encodes MVTVAQPRTTAAVPPRSLRNLGPNWYAAVMGTAIVANAGAALPVRLPGLRDAYEAVWVLSALMLAALLVARAGHWLHHRDRARADLLDPAVAPFYGCLSMALLAVGIGTFSVGPGVIGERDAVVAGAALFGAGTLVGLVVAVAIPYLMITRHRVAPGGASPVWLLPVVAPMVAATLGPRLVPHLPAGQWREALLLGCYALFGLSLLAVLLMLPLVFARLVHHGPLPLALTPSLFLVLGPLGQSTTAVNSLADVAPSAIGSPYAAGLGAFAVVYGVPVMGFALLWLALAGAMVLRAVRRGMPFAMTWWSFTFPVGTCVTGAASLAAHTGLAALEWAAVALYVFLLAAWAVTGARTLRGLVSGALLAAPSAPLPATARTR; translated from the coding sequence ATGGTCACCGTCGCCCAGCCCCGTACCACCGCAGCCGTGCCGCCGCGCTCACTCCGGAATCTCGGACCGAACTGGTACGCGGCCGTCATGGGCACGGCCATCGTCGCGAACGCGGGCGCCGCGCTGCCCGTGCGGCTGCCGGGACTCCGGGACGCGTACGAGGCCGTGTGGGTGCTGTCCGCGCTGATGCTGGCGGCGCTGCTGGTGGCCCGCGCCGGGCACTGGCTCCACCATCGCGACCGCGCCCGCGCCGATCTCCTGGACCCGGCGGTCGCCCCCTTCTACGGCTGTCTGTCGATGGCGCTGCTCGCGGTCGGCATCGGCACGTTCTCGGTCGGCCCCGGCGTGATCGGCGAGCGGGACGCGGTGGTGGCCGGCGCGGCGCTGTTCGGCGCCGGCACGCTCGTCGGGCTGGTCGTCGCGGTGGCGATCCCGTATCTGATGATCACGCGTCACAGGGTCGCCCCGGGCGGCGCCTCCCCGGTGTGGCTGCTGCCGGTGGTGGCCCCGATGGTGGCGGCGACGCTGGGTCCGCGACTGGTGCCGCACCTGCCCGCCGGGCAGTGGCGCGAGGCGCTGCTGCTGGGCTGCTACGCCCTGTTCGGGCTGAGCCTGCTGGCGGTGCTGCTGATGCTGCCGCTGGTGTTCGCACGGCTCGTGCACCACGGTCCGCTGCCGCTCGCCCTGACGCCGTCGCTGTTCCTGGTCCTCGGCCCGCTCGGCCAGTCGACGACCGCGGTGAACAGCCTGGCGGACGTGGCGCCGTCCGCGATCGGGTCGCCGTACGCGGCCGGGCTCGGGGCCTTCGCGGTGGTGTACGGGGTACCGGTGATGGGCTTCGCGCTGCTGTGGCTGGCGCTGGCCGGGGCCATGGTGCTGCGAGCGGTCCGCCGGGGCATGCCGTTCGCGATGACGTGGTGGTCGTTCACCTTCCCCGTCGGCACCTGCGTCACCGGTGCCGCGAGCCTCGCCGCCCACACCGGTCTGGCCGCCCTGGAGTGGGCGGCGGTCGCGCTGTATGTGTTCCTGCTGGCGGCGTGGGCGGTGACGGGGGCCCGGACGCTGCGGGGGCTGGTCAGCGGAGCGCTGCTCGCAGCTCCGTCGGCGCCGCTGCCAGCGACGGCCCGTACCAGGTGA